A single region of the Cinclus cinclus chromosome 10, bCinCin1.1, whole genome shotgun sequence genome encodes:
- the SCHIP1 gene encoding schwannomin-interacting protein 1 isoform X3, giving the protein MSRERDDGMGDVIRKAAPPPGEGSYKKAQKNERESIRQKLALGSFFDDGPGLYTSCSKSGKPSLSSRLQSGMNLQICFVNDSGSDKDSDGDDSKTETSLDTPLSPMSKQSSSYSDRDTTEEESESLDDMDFLSRQKKLQAEAKMALAMAKPMAKMQVEVEKQNRKKSPVADLLPHMPHISECLMKRSLKPADLRDMTVGQLTVIVNDLHSQIEGLNEELVQLLLIRDELHTEQDAMLVDIEDLTRHAESQQKHMAEKMPAK; this is encoded by the exons gcCCAGAAGAATGAGCGTGAGTCCATCCGGCAGAAGTTGGCTCTGGGCAGTTTCTTCGACGATGGCCCCGGGCTCTACACGAGCTGCAGCAAGAGTGGCAAGCCCAGCCTGTCCTCCCG GTTACAGAGCGGGATGAACCTGCAGATCTGCTTTGTCAACGACAGTGGCAGTGACAAGGACAGCGATGGCGATGACAGCAAGACAGAGACCAGCCTGGACACGCCTCTGTCACCCATG AGCAAGCAGAGCTCGTCCTACTCGGACAGAGACACGACAGAGGAGGAGTCCGAGTCCCTGGATGACATGGACTTCCTCAGCAGGCAGAAGAAGCTCCAGGCTGAAGCCAAGATGGCCTTGGCTATGGCAAAGCCCATGGCCAAGATGCAGGTGGAGGTGGAAAAGCAGAACAGGAAGAAATCGCCGGTAGCGGATCTT CTGCCGCACATGCCTCACATAAGTGAATGCCTGATGAAGAGGAGTTTGAAGCCCGCCGACCTGCGGGACATGACCGTGGGGCAGCTGACGGTGATTGTCAACGACCTGCACTCCCAGATCGAGG GTTTGAACGAGGagctggtgcagctgctgctgatccGGGACGAGCTGCACACGGAGCAGGATGCCATGCTGGTGGACATCGAGGACCTCACCAG gcaCGCCGAGAGCCAGCAGAAGCACATGGCAGAGAAGATGCCAGCCAAGTga
- the IL12A gene encoding interleukin-12 subunit alpha — MERSGSSGNGTGSGTGNGSRSTGSGTGNGPGSGRAAPPGGAGRALLLCLALLLPPALARPSPVLARPSPVRTLPSPVLARPSPVLALPSQPCHCLSRSRELLEAANASVQLLKELDTLGFECTLEEVDVEDITENQMNTIRACTAQEPGPGNCPTLERSTFDKGKCLQGISEDVRAYRAQLGNLEDSQLLGALDRMLEALGSCAGKVPEAPLGSGSSSGLGSAPFPERLRLCAVLQALRIRSVTISRMLNFLSSL, encoded by the exons ATGGAGCGGAGCGGCAGCAGCGGGAACGGCAccgggagcggaaccgggaaCGGCTCCAGGAGTACCGGGAGCGG CACCGGGAATGGCCCCGGGagcgggcgggcagcgccgccTGGCGGTGCCGGGAGGGCattgctgctgtgcctggcgctgctgctgcccccggccctggcacggcccagccctgtcctggcacgGCCCAGCCCTGTCCGgacactgcccagccctgtcctggcacggcccagccctgtcctggcactgcccagccagccctgccactgccTGAGCCGCTCCCGGGAACTGCTGGAAGCCGCCAACGCCTCCGTGCAGCTGCTGAAG GAATTGGACACGCTGGGATTTGAGTGCACCCTTGAGGAGGTGGATGTGGAGGACATCACTGAGAACCAAATGAACACCATCAGAGcctgcacagctcaggagccaggg CCTGGAAATTGCCCAACCTTGGAAAGATCGACTTTTGATAAG GGAAAATGTCTGCAGGGCATCTCTGAGGATGTGAGAGCCtacagggcacagctggggaacCTCGAGGACTCCCAGCTGCTGGGGGCTCTCGATAGGATGCTGGAG GCCCTGGGCAGCTGCGCTGGGAAGGTTCCGGAAGCGCCGTTGGGATCGGGATCATC GTCGGGACTGGGGTCGGCGCCGTTCCCGGAGCGGCTGCGGCTCTGCGCGGTGCTCCAGGCTCTGCGCATCCGCAGCGTCACCATCAGCAGGATGCTGAACTTCCTCAGCTCCCtctga